CATCAGACCAATATGACATCTGAATActtaataaaatatataaaataagtgCAAGTGTGAATCCAGTCCATTTGCTTTTGTTGAAAATGAACTGAAGCAAATCTTTAATACAAATGATTAAGgattgcaacaaaaaaaaacagttacagtggggaaaaaaagtatttagtcagccaccaattgtgcaagttctcccacttaaaaagatgagagaggcctgtaattttcatcataggtacacgtcaactatgacagacaaaatgagaaaagaaaatccagaaaatcacattgtaggatttttaatgaatttatttgcaaattatggtggaaaataagtatttggtcaataacaaaagtttctcaatactttgttatataccctttgttggcaatgacacaggtcaaacgttttctgtaagtcttcacaaggttttcacacactgttgctggtattttggcccattcctccacgcagatctcctctagagcagtgatgttttggggctgtcgctgggcaacacagactttcaactccctccaaagattttctatgggcttgagatctggagactggctaggccactccaggaccttgaaatgcttcttacgaagccactccttcgttgcccgggcggtgtgtttgggatcattgtcatgctgaaagacccagccacgtttcatcttcaatgcccttgctgatggaaggagtttttcactcaaaatctcatgatacatggccccattcattctttcctttacacggatcagtcgtcctggtccctttgcagaaaaacagccccaaatcatgatgtttccacccccatgcttcacagtaggtatggtgttctttggacgcaactcagcattctttgtcctccaaacacgacgagttgagtttttaccaaaaagttctattttggattcatctgaccatatgacattctcccaatcctcttctggatcatccaaatgcactctagcaaacttcagacgggcctggacatgtactggcttaagcagggggacacgtctggcactgcaggatttgagtccctggcggcgtagtgtgttactgatggtaggctttgttactttggtcccagctctctgcaggtcattcactaggtcccccgtgtggttctgggatttttgctcaccgttcttgtgatcattttgacccccacggggtgagatcttgcgtggagccccagatcgagggagattatcagtggtcttgtatgtcttccatttcctaataattgctcccacagttgatttcttcaaaccaagctgcttacctattgcagattcagtcttcccagcctggtgcaggtctacaattttgtttctggtgtcctttgacagctctttggtcttggccatagtggagtttggagtgtgactgtttgaggttgtggactgaaatttttttctcattttgtctgtcatagttgacgtgtacctatgatgaaaattacaggcctctctcatctttttaagtgggagaacttgcacaattggtggctgactaaatactttttttccccactgtacatgtatgcCTCACATCACTTGTAGTGACAGCCAATGGAATTAAAGTAATTGGGTTACAATTTAATACTCTCTCAAAACACACCCGCGAACagttactcacacacacaaaatctcTACTGCGAAACAATTGTGCACGTTTCAAAAGACAAATATTGAAATCTTTCAATGGTATTCGAGAATCTGGAAGATCCCTTCAGATTCTGTATGTTCTATTATGAACTCCTTGTATGTCCCAAATTAcactctattctctatatagtgcactcctttgcccctgttcaaaagtagtgccctataaggggaatagtgtgccattttggGCAGACCCAGTGTCAATCACTGTCGCTGGCATCTCCACTCATGTTTTCTCCTGTCCCTCCAGTACACATATTCAGTACATTCTCATGCTACTGGCGATAAGGCTCAGCTGAAACAGTCCATACTGGCTTTGGCCCTCTCCATTTCATGGAGGAAGTTGTAAAACTGGGGGAGGGTCAACTCTGAAGAAAGAACAAAAAAACTGACCAAATCTGTCAATGACACCAAGAACAATAGGCAAAGTGAACCAATGACATGTTGACTGGAAAATGGTACAGCCAGAGTAAGAGACTCACCCATGTAGACATTTTCAGTTGTTCCCCTTTCTGATGACCAATTTAAACTGGAAGAGACGTAGAGATATTTTCAAATAGTGTAGTAGAACACAGCAAATACTAAACATGGGTAGGACAGATTCTGTATACTGTGCTAGTCAGGGTTACTAGtcacctgtccaaaattgtaatcagtaacggaacttttggattacccaaactcagtaacgtaatctgattattTTTCCtctaagaggcattagaagaggACAAATTAATATTACCAATTTAATGACATATATTGCAGGATAAATaaatgttagagtttacatagctggccattaatgggatgttgcattttactttatgggttggttatgtaggcttcttctaacccattgctttcaactacagataataatatgattaggctatatctttacattaaaaaacaaagtctgtcagatttccagtcattccaattaatgtaataccccttgatcttcaagaatatGATTTGGAAATATGGAGATATAGATCAGAcaaattgttttacctgagcataaTTGTTTTGGGGGAAACTCAGTCGGGGTTTCAACTTACTGTTAAGAGTTACAATAGAAGGATTCACAAGGTGACATTTCGAAATGTTGTTGTGCATcatcagtttttctcttgttatgtcagtcactcaattagcaaaccattttttgattggtaaattaagtctagccagctatctaaacttgtattaatcatggccgaatacagACCTGGCACGcaaggcacgtgcccaggggccctgacctccagggggccacattgattttgttagttacTCTCACTTAGATATCATTAACacggcataagtcatggcaaaatgtgtagaattgcaggaaattagcttcaaaactgcaacattttctctacaccccatggcaaaatgtgtagaattgcaggaaatgtacttTCTCTCTGCCGTCATGAGGGGGGGCGACTAAAGTGTTTTGCCCGCGAGGTGGGGGGCCCCCATCCAAATTTTGCTTAGGGCCACCAAATGGCTAGGGCCGGCCCTGAATCAGCTACCCAACCAAGGCAGGGCCCCCCAGTTACCCACGTGGGCCCCCTACCTTTTTCCCTCCCCCCATCTGATGACTAGCAGAAACAATAATTGATAGGCAGCTTAAATCttcaattcaaccattattgggttaaaatacacaaacatttgtgaacagccatccacaacaaccacaatacGTAAGGCGCAAAAAGCTAAATGAGAgcgcagcagtgtgattcacatcaatgcgCTATGTAGAGATCAATAATACGTGATATCCGTGTCGcccgtaggctacaccactgctgtTGTCCTTACCTCCAAGCGTTTATTCAAGTTGGATAGTCTTTGGATGTCGACAGCAGTCACACCATTAGAAGACATAGCTTGGACTGTAGCCTATAAAAGCGTATTCCTGCTCTTTTCATCaaatgcatttggtgtgtcatagtggtctctgacttttTTCAATGCCGATTTAAAACTAGGTGTCTGTTTTTTCCCCGCAAACATTCTTTCTTAATTGACTTCtaggtggcgcagtggtctaaggcactgcatcgcagtgctaactgtgccactagagatcctggttcgaatccaggctctgtcgcagccggccgcgaccgggagactcatgggcggcgcacaattggcccagcgtcgtccagggtagggtagggaatggccggcagggatgtagctcagttgatagagcatggcgtttgcaatgccagggttgtgggttcgattcccacggggggccagtataaaaaaatatgtattcactaactgtaagtcgctctggataagagcgtctgctaaatgactaaaatgtaaatgtaatcatctagtttttcaaaagtatctgtaattcGATTACAATATTTCTGCTTGTAATGGATTACAGTTACTGTTTTTTTGTAATCCGTTACTCACCAACACTGGTGCTAGTAATGTGCTCATGCTATGCTCCTTCAAATCAAAACCAAAAATGTTTTGTcgcatgcgccgaataaaacaagtgtatactttaccatgaaatgcttatttacgagccctttcccaacaatgcagttaaaaagtatgaaaatgtacaaataaaatagtaacacaataaaataacaataacgaggctataaacaggctatatttacattttacatttacgtcatttagcagacgctcttatccagagcgacttacaaattggtgcattcaccttatagccagtgggataaccactttacaatgtttttttttgtgtgtttattttattttatttattttattttattttattttttttttggggggttgggggtaagggggggtagaaggattactttatcctatcccaggtattccttaaagaggtggggtttcaaatgtctccggaaggtggtgagtgactccgctgtcctggccaccactatatataaggagtactggtactgagtcagtgtactggggtacgaggtagttggggtgattgattgaggtgattgattgaggtaatatgtacatgtaggtttgattaggtgattgattgaagtactatgtacatgtaggtagggggtgaaAAGCAGAA
This portion of the Coregonus clupeaformis isolate EN_2021a chromosome 24, ASM2061545v1, whole genome shotgun sequence genome encodes:
- the LOC121537239 gene encoding COMM domain-containing protein 7-like, yielding MMPRQPIFHNSWKFQYPVLSRLAVRQTLMVNQLVDMEWKFGVYVSSSLNWSSERGTTENVYMGESLTLAVPFSSQHVIGSLCLLFLVSLTDLVSFFVLSSELTLPQFYNFLHEMERAKASMDCFS